A genome region from Setaria italica strain Yugu1 chromosome III, Setaria_italica_v2.0, whole genome shotgun sequence includes the following:
- the LOC101756725 gene encoding uncharacterized protein LOC101756725 has product MTSAKALGVSCLLVVLAISPSPAQAYQVLDLKAKVLHKCMMYIEKTGELMPQRSSPCCDKVRKADVQDICNKLTTAEKARIKIEKWVQVTRKCENPLPVGFNCAGYVVPEPPSPPLPPPPRSAY; this is encoded by the exons ATGACTAGTGCTAAGGCACTAGGGGTGTCGTGCCTCCTGGTCGTCCTCGCCATCTCTCCTTCCCCGGCACAGGCATACCAGGTTCTGGACCTGAAAGCGAAAGTGTTGCACAAATGCATGATGTACATCGAGAAAACAGGTGAGCTGATGCCTCAACGCTCGTCTCCCTGCTGTGACAAAGTGAGGAAAGCAGACGTCCAGGACATCTGCAACAAACTTACAACTGCCGAGAAGGCGCGAATCAAAATCGAGAAGTGGGTTCAGGTCACAAGGAAATGTGAGAATCCATTGCCCGTGGGGTTCAACTGCGCAG GTTACGTTGTTCCAGagccaccctcgccgccgctgccacctccACCACGGAGCGCCTACTAG
- the LOC101757530 gene encoding zinc finger CCCH domain-containing protein 35, translated as MMMMGEGAHAPPWQQPPVSGGGMDGDDASPYTLLAALRHYLPSNEAAAAYDEDDEEALAAVDAYACDEFRMYEFKVRRCSRGRSHDWTDCPYAHPGEKARRRDPRRYHYSGTACPDFRKGGCKRGDACEFAHGVFECWLHPARYRTQPCKDGTACRRRVCFFAHTPDQLRVLPPQQQSSPRGGAASSPLAESYDGSPLRRQAFESYLTKSGIMSSSPTSTLVSPPRSPPSESPPMSPDAAGALRRGSWPGVGSPVNDVLASLRQLRLGGGGSPRSAPSGGSFLAGYPFGSPKSPAALYSLPSTPTRPSTVTVTTPSGATVMTVERLNLGLIGDQELVMERVESGRALREKVFERLSKEATVPNDAAASANAEGAAPAAAPDVGWVSDLIN; from the coding sequence ATGATGATGATGGGAGAGGGAGCGCACGCGCCGCCGTGGCAGCAGCCGCcggtcagcggcggcggcatggacgGCGACGACGCGTCGCCGTACACTCTGCTGGCGGCGCTGCGGCATTACCTGCCGTCGaacgaggccgcggcggcgtacgacgaggacgacgaggaggccctggcggcggtggacgcGTACGCCTGCGACGAGTTCCGGATGTACGAGTTCAAGGTGCGCCGGTGCTCGCGGGGCCGGAGCCACGACTGGACGGACTGCCCGTACGCACACCCGGGGGAGAAGGCCCGCCGGCGCGACCCCCGGCGGTACCACTACTCCGGCACGGCGTGCCCGGACTTCCGCAAGGGCGGGTGCAAGCGCGGCGACGCGTGCGAGTTCGCGCACGGGGTGTTCGAGTGCTGGCTCCACCCGGCGCGCTACCGGACGCAGCCCTGCAAGGACGgcaccgcctgccgccgccgcgtctgCTTCTTCGCGCACACGCCGGATCAGCTCCGCGTCCtcccgccgcagcagcagtcCAGCCCGAGGGGCGGCGCCGCGTCGTCGCCGCTCGCCGAGTCGTACGACGGCTCACCGCTCCGCCGCCAGGCGTTCGAGAGCTATCTCACCAAGAGCGGCATCATGTCGTCGTCCCCGACGAGCACGCTCGTCTcgccgccgaggtcgccgcCCTCGGAGTCCCCGCCAATGTcgccggacgccgccggcgcgctccGCCGCGGCTCCTGGCCGGGGGTCGGCTCGCCCGTCAACGACGTCCTCGCCTCGCTGCGCCAgctccgcctcggcggcggaggctcgCCGAGGTCGGCGCCGTCCGGCGGCTCGTTCTTGGCCGGCTACCCGTTCGGGTCCCCCAAGTCCCCGGCCGCCCTGTACAGCCTCCCGTCCACCCCGACCCGACCGTCCACGGTGACGGTCACCACCCCCTCCGGCGCCACCGTCATGACCGTGGAGCGCCTCAACCTCGGGCTCATCGGGGACCAGGAGCTGGTGATGGAGAGGGTGGAGTCCGGGAGAGCCCTTCGCGAGAAAGTCTTCGAGCGGCTTAGCAAAGAAGCCACCGTGCCcaacgacgccgccgcctccgccaacgcAGAGGGCGCGGCCCCAGCCGCCGCCCCGGACGTCGGCTGGGTCTCCGACCTCATCAACTGA
- the LOC101757143 gene encoding phosphoribosylformylglycinamidine cyclo-ligase, chloroplastic/mitochondrial, translating into MTTSRLVSFLRGPANSPAPSARRGPRQPQRLSFPQAGEGMRRVSVACSSASGEDEGMTYKGAGVDIDAGTELVRRIRKMAPGIGGFGGLFPFGDHYLVAGTDGVGTKLKLAFETGIHDTIGIDLVAMSVNDIVTSGAEPMFFLDYYATSKLDVDLAEKVIKGIVDGCQQSDCVLLGGETAEMPGFYAEGEYDLSGFAVGRVKKDKVIDGKSIVKGDVLIGLPSSGVHSNGFSLARRVLEKSGLSLSDQLPRNDGITTTVGEALMAPTVIYVKQVLEIISKGGVKGLAHITGGGFTDNIPRVFPSGLGAKIFTGSWEVPPVFKWLQQVGNIDDAEMRRTFNMGIGMVLVVSRESADRIIEDTRGSNHAYRIGEVIEGEGVHYV; encoded by the exons atGACCACCTCCCgcctcgtcagcttcctccgcgGGCCGGCGAACTCTCCCGCCCCCTCAGCTCGCCGGGGACCTCGCCAACCGCAGCGCCTCAGCTTCCCGCAGGCTGGCGAGGGGATGCGGCGCGTCTCCGTGGCATGCTCCTCCGCCAGCGGTGAGGACGAGGGCATGACGTACAAGGGCGCAGGCGTGGACATCGACGCCGGCACCGAGCTCGTGCGCCGTATCCGCAAGATGGCACCCGGGATTGGCGGCTTCGGCGGCCTCTTCCCTTTTG GAGATCATTACCTTGTTGCTGGCACTGATGGTGTAGGGACAAAGCTGAAGCTTGCTTTTGAAACTGGTATTCATGACACAATTGGCATTGACCTG GTGGCTATGAGTGTCAATGACATTGTAACTTCAGGTGCAGAACCAATGTTCTTCCTAGATTACTATGCTACCAGCAAGCTTGATGTTGACCTTGCAGAGAAG GTTATCAAGGGGATTGTGGATGGGTGCCAACAATCAGATTGTGTTCTCCTAGGAGGGGAG ACAGCAGAGATGCCTGGATTCTATGCGGAGGGTGAATATGATCTAAGTGGTTTTGCTGTGGGTAGAGTGAAGAAGGATAAGGTCATCGATGGAAAAAGCATTGTTAAGGGAGATGTCCTTATAGGTCTTCCTTCCAGTGGGGTTCATTCTAATGGGTTCTCTCTTGCTAGAAG AGTACTGGAGAAAAGCGGACTTTCATTGAGTGACCAACTCCCAAGAAATGATGGCATAACAACTACTGTTGGTGAAGCTCTTATGGCACCAACTGTCATCTATGTTAAGCAG gtacTTGAGATAATTAGCAAGGGTGGTGTTAAAGGGCTAGCCCACATTACTGGTGGTGGATTTACGGACAATATCCCTAGAGTATTTCCTTCTGGACTTGGGGCGAAAATTTTTACTGGATCATGGGAAGTGCCGCCTGTCTTCAAGTGGCTTCAACAG GTTGGAAACATTGATGATGCAGAGATGCGGCGAACATTCAATATGGGCATCGGAATGGTTCTTGTGGTAAGCAGAGAGTCAGCTGACAGAATTATCGAGGACACCCGTGGATCAAATCATGCTTATCGCATTGGAGAGGTGATTGAGGGCGAGGGGGTTCATTACGTCTGA